The proteins below are encoded in one region of Phaeodactylum tricornutum CCAP 1055/1 chromosome 3, complete sequence:
- a CDS encoding predicted protein produces the protein MRMNKFPTHLELLTSVSVEISAFRGNTYLYILFPYFLSNRMFPARVRTRPKPGCFPRKRGQLEGGVPESGGRSLSFDRNGMCRRADEQTNRATTRQAQPSRDRPELWYTQTVNQHRKRVSPKDCFETVPETKSTPTCILGILGGPWHDSVRLGAYATRDPAHPPPPQKTGKISMPARRRPSKKASSCLDNYNDDQQRRMAARPDGSHRRWNKRNIAYGAALIATLLIVAVVLLAVLLPDTNHDSNTGSTTTTTTTTTNDASTAAPRWLPNIFGADAAIQCPILSGDGGTFVLRALHNDPHCQPLAATVARNKHSTGNYRVHNQQTRTMYSLLVFLSFLFAYTCIQTKPPPRRNITTMGTFELLETVPHDANAFTQGLQSVPDDRTTTASTTSTTSKMYESTGLYGASDVRIVDVATGGVLLKTELQSQFFGEGLTYYVDSLAQEGRLVQLTWKEQTGFVYDPTTLVQLSNFTYKTSNTEGWGITYRADQNIFYVTDGSTFVHTWNVEFQEIAKVPVTMQNTATSNPSTLNLINELEWDVNSRTLLANVWMQDVLIRIQPETGFVTTVYDLTTLFLNRPNSADVLNGIALTDVPDELWVTGKLWPNMYRIRLIG, from the exons ATGCGGATGAACAAGTTCCCAACGCATTTAGAGTTGTTAACAAGCGTTTCCGTTGAGATTTCGGCCTTTCGGGGAAATACCTATTTATATATTCTATTCCCCTATTTTCTATCAAACCGGATGTTCCCGGCGCGCGTGAGGACTCGGCCCAAACCGGGTTGCTTCCCACGGAAACGAGGCCAACTGGAGGGCGGGGTTCCGGAGTCGGGCGGCAGGTCACTGTCCTTCGATAGAAACGGAATGTGCAGACGAGCGGACGAGCAGACGAACcgagcaacaacaagacAAGCACAACCAAGTCGAGACCGCCCCGAACTATGGTACACACAGACAGTCAACCAACATAGGAAACGTGTCTCACCCAAGGACTGTTTCGAAACCGTACCCGAAACCAAATCGACTCCGACTTGCATTTTAGGCATTCTGGGAGGTCCTTGGCACGATTCTGTACG ACTTGGAGCGTACGCAACTCGCGACCCCGCACACCCCCCCCCGCCGCAAAAAACAGGGAAAATCAGTATGCCGGCACGGCGACGACCGAGCAAAAAAGCCTCTTCTTGTTTAGACAATTACAACGACGATCAACAGCGACGTATGGCGGCCCGACCGGATGGGTCCCATAGACGATGGAACAAACGCAATATTGCCTACGGGGCGGCTCTGATTGCCACGTTGTTGATCGTTGCCGTCGTTCTCCTTGCGGTGCTCTTGCCCGACACGAATCACGACAGCAACACTGGtagtactactactacgacgacgacgactacCAACGATGCTTCCACAGCTGCTCCG cgGTGGCTTCCAAATATCTTCGGTGCCGACGCAGCAATCCAGTGCCCAATCCTCTCAGGGGACGGCGGAACCTTTGTCCTCCGCGCCCTCCACAACGACCCCCACTGCCAGCCCCTCGCTGCGACCGTCG CCAGGAACAAGCACTCGACCGGAAACTACCGTGTCCATAACCAGCAAACACGGACCATGTACTCACTGCTTGTTTTTCtctctttccttttcgccTACACTTGCATACAGACAAAGCCGCCACCACGACGGAACATTACGACCATGGGAACGTTCGAATTGTTGGAAACGGTTCCGCACGACGCCAACGCTTTTACACAAGGTTTGCAATCGGTACCGGATGATCGTACTACTACCGCCAGCACGACTAGTACGACCAGCAAAATGTACGAAAGTACCGGATTGTACGGAGCGTCGGACGTTCGGATCGTTGACGTTGCCACGGGGGGAGTTCTACTAAAGACGGAATTACAAAGTCAATTCTTCGGCGAAGGTCTTACCTACTACGTCGACAGTCTCGCCCAAGAAGGGCGTTTGGTTCAATTGACATGGAAAGAACAAACTGGCTTTGTCTACGACCCTACCACCTTGGTACAACTCTCCAACTTTACCTATAAAACTTCCAACACGGAAGGATGGGGCATTACCTACCGGGCTGACCAAAACATTTTTTACGTCACGGACGGGTCGACCTTTGTCCACACCTGGAACGTGGAATTTCAAGAAATCGCCAAGGTGCCCGTGACGATGCAAAATACGGCAACATCCAACCCCTCTACACTCAATCTCATCAACGAATTGGAATGGGATGTGAATTCGCGGACCTTGCTCGCCAATGTTTGGATGCAGGATGTGCTAATACGGATTCAGCCCGAAACGGGTTTTGTCACGACCGTGTACGATTTAACCACGCTGTTTCTAAATCGACCAAACAGTGCCGATGTCCTCAATGGGATTGCCTTGACCGACGTACCCGACGAATTGTGGGTCACGGGAAAGCTATGGCCTAATATGTACCGCATTCGACTCATTGGGTGA
- a CDS encoding predicted protein has translation MMQRFRKHAKGGVQSKNNEVEGHVVSKDKQPIELGILSYANLTPDGKHGDFASALKQSQTSGKPIFANFVEWPGCAGVVDAGKYIFAEPSIARLIQTHFVPVAFNTWDRNDCGYNQAMKAWGGPLARSDWGYVRIIATDGRTILASTPAVTGRNSKPQVQAAIREALQKFAEHD, from the coding sequence ATGATGCAGCGCTTTCGGAAACACGCAAAGGGGGGTGTTCAGTCCAAGAACAACGAAGTCGAAGGGCATGTTGTGAGTAAGGACAAACAGCCAATCGAGCTCGGAATCCTTTCGTACGCCAACCTTACACCTGATGGGAAGCATGGGGATTTTGCTTCAGCGTTGAAGCAAAGCCAAACGTCTGGCAAACCGATCTTTGCCAATTTCGTGGAATGGCCGGGCTGTGCCGGTGTAGTGGATGCGGGAAAGTACATCTTTGCTGAACCCAGCATTGCACGCTTGATTCAAACACACTTTGTGCCGGTCGCGTTCAATACGTGGGATCGAAACGATTGTGGCTACAACCAGGCCATGAAGGCATGGGGAGGACCTTTGGCCCGTTCGGATTGGGGGTACGTTCGGATTATTGCTACAGATGGCAGGACGATTCTGGCATCCACCCCAGCTGTTACCGGGCGTAACTCCAAGCCACAAGTTCAGGCAGCGATTCGGGAAGCTTTACAGAAATTTGCCGAGCACGACTGA
- a CDS encoding predicted protein yields the protein MSFLARFQADASNAYKDFYSNWFLGDDAGKSATLTLVLQPQSLPARSNNSGSSSVRPNNVARLDLGMTFLEINGRAYVKTVTPDSPAARAGVMPQDAVQCATVFPQAWMAYGEPTATEHATRCVVRMEQQGVRISYDELRALLAEAMDPTQAPFLSPTTASKFAATGSAWSGPPIPSSVNACVPMESATETSEDGYITTTTLANGTVRRPSSPFSGQAPRPVVFCFRRVRQRSKTTAHFGFPSSRLDDECDFATSLVKRLAPTADMETPLPDTWDELVHDGTDWLLGRGSILPPKVVVANLSSTSRTGSDDHNNIHNQGSSQYPPPHADTTNDDDNNGIPLDDFEKERAQKLALLRSRMAAESLLVDRTDDVEAVTIRGMIQKAVGLAFIRASKIVLGVSVHGGSGIVIARLSDGTWSAPSAIGTFGMGLGLQFGLECAEYIFILQTTEALDHFRRGDSFTVGGNVGAAFAGLGREAYGAASVGVGCGNPDVVKEDEYNDNDSREDETRPHSFGIAPIVAYAKSQGLYIGVSLEGSRIFVRDDINGRTYKFAANRDVTANDILTGKVSTPPEAEELYAALHSVEFTHEMSCLPRPPQVLRKDSAHGWYFNESTLVNQVEKPPPPSSKKIFKFLSSLNKEEAEECETFETQFKNFLYGGVSVQRLVPDSEGRSGRTGKERRTLWLMLPETGSLRLGFVSKLSDGEGLLSNESSTQRAQRDDPSRGSGIDGDVGTVGSEEVTLDSAVRIKDVSSTIGHIRTGNVQLSHKHSLALTDVITLSQEPLVPVRFKGEDKMEHLRVISIQDVSGTALIFLANNFREAELLVCGLKLLLEREATRLGIRGGVPMSKFGERTSAGAVSPSAARGYQDLSTPPSHVSGTRASKKSSGYAASDVGEASVTHVNHPILGNRPLDRKTWGDVPGRQYMRGQAAAMIEANSHRHNEQGVPQYTHGKLLVREIVKDVRLLSPLTLCRVLLLDSASPAIKKWEKDRGDCGIDRTRWSFPPSTSREREQQSSEYQLIVSGSMAGAYRTISFDRPRYGSLVRLSETHTVEADDSNRLSFTVTERNPRRGFSIQIRVHFRVHREKSCEASVLANIRPVGKDMSNQAAVHKAFELVIDEIRARYGLTDGGLIAGLISVVKSMAVESNTSDANDNKIPRPFSRTLPNGEQGKVDSKELSIPKKNSTTESGLVSFEDMLKCGPRGLLRQSPDTNLTWPNDLPSTPSLLHQVPEIDPAKRVAGQGSTLTKLEISTSPSPEKDSVLIEVKPLPKIRLSLMPSPREADEDKSSTSSPVPSHPVKKKKGQSRRRKTSSSYMR from the exons ATGTCCTTCTTGGCACGGTTCCAAGCGGACGCATCCAACGCCTACAAGGACTTTTACAGCAACTGGTTTCTGGGAGACGATGCGGGAAAATCAGCAACACTCACGTTGGTGTTGCAACCCCAGAGCTTACCAGCACGCAGCAACAATAGTGGTAGCAGTAGTGTTCGCCCCAACAACGTCGCACGTCTTGATCTCGGCATGACCTTTCTCGAAATCAACGGCCGCGCCTACGTCAAGACCGTCACGCCAGATTCCCCCGCCGCTCGGGCCGGCGTAATGCCCCAGGACGCCGTACAGTGTGCCACCGTCTTTCCGCAAGCCTGGATGGCGTACGGTGAACCCACGGCGACGGAACACGCGACCCGCTGCGTAGTGCGGATGGAACAGCAAGGTGTCCGGATATCCTACGACGAACTGCGTGCCTTACTGGCCGAAGCCATGGATCCCACACAGGCCCCCTTTTTGTCCCCCACCACGGCATCCAAATTCGCCGCCACCGGCTCTGCCTGGAGTGGACCTCCCATTCCCTCCTCCGTCAACGCTTGTGTTCCCATGGAGTCCGCTACGGAAACCTCCGAAGATGGGTACATCACCACCACTACCTTGGCCAACGGGACCGTCCGCCGACCCAGTTCGCCCTTTTCTGGACAAGCTCCCCGACCCGTTgtcttttgttttcgtcgCGTTCGGCAGCGCAGCAAAACAACCGCACATTTTGGTTTCCCCAGTTCGCGCCTCGATGACGAATGCGATTTCGCCACGTCCTTGGTCAAACGACTCGCACCAACCGCGGATATGGAAACACCCCTCCCGGATACCTGGGACGAACTGGTACACGACGGAACCGATTGGTTGCTGGGACGGGGCAGCATCCTTCCACCCAAAGTGGTGGTCGCTAATTTGAGTAGCACTAGCCGCACCGGCAGCGATGACCACAACAATATACATAATCAGGGATCGTCACAATACCCACCACCGCATGCCGACACCACCAACGACGATGATAACAACGGCATTCCACTGGACGatttcgaaaaggaacgcGCCCAAAAATTGGCCCTCTTGCGTTCCCGCATGGCGGCCGAATCCTTACTAGTCGACCGGACGGACGACGTGGAAGCCGTTACCATACGAGGAATGATCCAAAAGGCTGTTGGGCTCGCCTTTATCCGCGCCAGTAAAATTGTACTGGGTGTGTCGGTACACGGTGGTAGCGGGATTGTCATTGCACGCCTCTCGGATGGTACTTGGAGTGCCCCATCGGCGATTGGTACCTTTGGAATGGGACTCGGACTACAATTCGGGCTCGAGTGTGCCGAATACATATTCATTCTTCAAACTACCGAGGCACTGGATCATTTCCGGCGGGGCGACTCCTTCACTGTGGGTGGGAACGTCGGAGCAGCCTTTGCCGGCCTCGGACGAGAAGCTTATGGGGCAGCAAGCGTGGGGGTTGGTTGCGGCAACCCCGACGTGGTGAAGGAGGATGAAtacaacgacaacgacagccGGGAAGACGAAACTAGACCGCACAGTTTCGGCATTGCTCCCATAGTGGCATACGCCAAATCACAAGGTTTGTACATTGGAGTGTCACTGGAAGGATCGCGCATTTTTGTTCGTGACGACATCAACGGACGCACCTACAAGTTTGCCGCGAATCGGGACGTGACGGCCAACGATATATTAACCGGAAAAGTTTCGACTCCGCCCGAAGCAGAGGAATTGTATGCGGCATTGCATAGCGTCGAGTTCACACACGAAATGTCTTGCTTGCCGCGACCACCTCAAGTCCTGCGGAAGGACTCGGCCCACGGGTGGTACTTTAACGAATCAACACTGGTAAATCAAGTAGAAAAGCCTCCGCCTCCGTCGTCCAAGAAAATTTTCAAATTTCTATCCAGTTTGAAtaaggaagaagccgaagagTGCGAAACATTTGAAACACAGTTCAAGAACTTTTTGTATGGTGGAGTGTCGGTGCAACGCTTGGTTCCGGATTCGGAGGGGCGATCGGGACGAACTGGAAAAGAACGACGAACGTTGTGGCTGATGCTTCCGGAGACTGGATCGTTGCGACTAGGATTTGTATCGAAATTGAGCGACGGCGAAGGTCTCCTATCCAATGAAAGCAGTACACAGCGCGCTCAGCGAGACGATCCCAGCCGCGGGTCGGGAATTGATGGTGATGTCGGTACCGTTGGCTCCGAAGAAGTGACGTTAGATTCCGCCGTGCGCATAAAG GATGTGAGCTCAACCATTGGACACATTCGAACAGGGAACGTACAGCTATCGCACAAACATTCTTTAGCCTTAACGGACGTTATAACTCTATCGCAAGAGCCACTGGTTCCGGTTCGCTTCAAAGGCGAAGATAAGATGGAGCATCTCCGAGTTATCTCGATCCAGGACGTTTCGGGAACGGCACTGATCTTTTTAGCCAACAACTTTCGCGAGGCGGAATTGTTGGTTTGTGGCCTTAAGTTACTGCTGGAACGCGAAGCCACTCGTCTTGGAATTCGAGGAGGTGTTCCAATGTCGAAGTTTGGAGAGCGAACTTCTGCCGGTGCTGTTTCACCGTCGGCCGCTCGCGGATATCAAGATTTGTCAACGCCCCCCAGCCATGTTTCCGGAACCAGGGCCTCCAAGAAGTCGTCAGGTTACGCCGCGTCTGATGTTGGTGAAGCTAGCGTGACCCATGTCAACCATCCCATACTTGGTAATCGACCACTCGATCGCAAAACATGGGGTGACGTGCCGGGGCGACAATATATGCGTGGACAAGCGGCCGCCATGATAGAAGCCAATAGTCATCGCCACAATGAGCAAGGTGTTCCACAATACACACACGGCAAACTACTTGTTCGTGAAATTGTAAAAGACGTGCGTCTTCTTTCTCCTTTGACGCTATGTCGAGTATTGCTGTTGGATTCGGCTTCGCCGGCAATAAAGAAATGGGAAAAAGATAGGGGAGACTGTGGGATTGACAGAACACGCTGGAGTTTCCCTCCTTCTACTTCGCGTGAGCGGGAGCAGCAGTCTTCGGAGTACCAGCTGATAGTATCCGGGAGTATGGCCGGAGCATACCGAACGATCTCATTTGATCGTCCTCGATATGGATCACTTGTTCGCTTGTCGGAGACTCACACAGTGGAAGCTGACGATTCGAATAGACTGTCGTTCACCGTGACGGAGCGCAACCCTCGTCGTGGCTTTTCTATACAGATACGGGTTCACTTTCGTGTACATCGTGAGAAATCGTGCGAGGCTAGTGTTCTGGCCAACATTCGCCCGGTCGGAAAGGACATGTCAAATCAAGCCGCAGTGCACAAGGCTTTCGAGTTGGTAATTGATGAGATTAGAGCACGATATGGTCTCACCGACGGCGGGCTAATCGCTGGTCTTATCAGCGTAGTGAAGAGCATGGCCGTAGAATCCAATACTAGCGATGCGAATGATAACAAGATTCCGCGTCCCTTCTCCCGAACTCTCCCAAACGGCGAACAGGGCAAGGTAGATTCAAAGGAATTGTCAATTCCCAAAAAGAATTCCACAACAGAATCGGGTTTGGTTTCCTTTGAGGACATGTTGAAATGCGGGCCGCGAGGTCTACTGCGTCAAAGTCCAGATACAAACCTGACTTGGCCTAACGATCTCCCATCGACACCGAGCTTGTTACATCAAGTTCCTGAGATAGATCCGGCCAAGCGCGTGGCTGGGCAAGGCTCGACATTGACAAAATTGGAAATTTCGACGTCTCCGTCGCCAGAGAAAGATTCTGTTTTGATCGAAGTGAAACCCTTACCAAAGATTCGCCTAAGCCTCATGCCGTCGCCCCGTGAAGCAGACGAAGACAAATCCAGCACGAGTTCGCCAGTACCCTCGCACCCCgtaaagaagaaaaagggaCAATCGCGAAGAAGGAAAACGAGCTCCTCCTATATGAGATAA
- a CDS encoding predicted protein, whose product MNTGHGLSSIEQVPVIDLEAEEKVLIDQIYGACSRFGFFQVVNHGINADLIDRYREQCREFFEGLDLKHKRASKRSADNARGFFDDELTKQRRDWKEALDGGMPFSRDWALPDRDPLNAGLDGYNQFPSTAILPHFRDTFVEYFQACEKLSDRLAVLMARALGAHGDEALVRDLRAHHTSYLRTNFYPMCPNENNNSIDSPLGISPHNDAGFLTVLLQDNDCHSLQVYLRETDEWSTVHPLPNALTINTGDMAQVWSNGRYQAPSHRVLTNPNQVRYSAPFFYNPGYETWVQPLQATDSGIEEPDFYHPILWGYFRAARFAGDFTDLGIEIQISDYETSRVDSSPHRQLQKVFVREGWCRRPFSADAYRELLKITQCP is encoded by the coding sequence ATGAATACCGGGCATGGGTTGTCGTCAATTGAACAAGTTCCGGTCATCGATctggaagccgaagaaaAAGTATTAATAGATCAAATATACGGTGCCTGTTCCAGATTCGGATTCTTTCAGGTAGTAAATCATGGAATCAACGCAGACTTAATTGACAGGTATCGCGAACAGTGTCGAGAATTTTTTGAGGGTTTGGATTTGAAACATAAAAGGGCTTCGAAACGCAGCGCCGACAACGCGCGTGGatttttcgacgacgagctGACCAAGCAACGGCGTGATTGGAAAGAAGCGCTGGACGGGGGTATGCCGTTTTCTCGAGATTGGGCTCTGCCAGATCGAGATCCATTGAATGCTGGATTGGATGGATATAACCAATTCCCGTCAACAGCGATCCTCCCACATTTTCGGGATACATTTGTGGAGTATTTCCAAGCTTGTGAAAAGCTTTCGGATCGGTTGGCCGTGCTCATGGCAAGAGCACTAGGAGCACACGGAGACGAGGCTTTAGTTCGGGATCTACGAGCGCATCATACATCGTATCTTCGAACAAATTTTTATCCTATGTGTCccaacgaaaacaacaactCCATCGATAGTCCGCTGGGTATCAGTCCGCACAATGACGCTGGCTTCTTGACAGTGCTTCTGCAAGACAATGATTGTCATTCTCTACAGGTCTATCTGCGAGAGACAGACGAATGGTCGACGGTTCATCCGCTACCAAATGCGTTGACAATTAATACAGGCGACATGGCGCAAGTTTGGTCGAACGGCCGCTATCAAGCGCCGTCGCACCGCGTCCTTACAAATCCCAATCAAGTAAGATACTCGGCGCCTTTCTTTTACAATCCGGGCTATGAAACTTGGGTCCAACCCCTTCAAGCGACTGACAGTGGAATCGAGGAGCCTGATTTTTATCACCCAATACTTTGGGGCTACTTTCGAGCCGCACGCTTTGCGGGTGACTTCACTGATCTGGGAATAGAGATTCAGATTTCAGACTACGAGACTTCTCGTGTCGATAGCTCACCGCATCGGCAGCTCCAAAAGGTATTTGTCCGAGAGGGATGGTGTCGAAGACCTTTCAGCGCGGATGCTTATCGGGAACTTTTGAAGATCACGCAGTGCCCATGA
- the Lhcf14 gene encoding fucoxanthin chlorophyll a/c protein, lhcf type — MMKLALIASLVAGAAAFAPASKQASSSALKAFENEAGVIQPTGFFDPFGLSKGKDMATFDQYRTAELKHGRVAMLCVIGYVVPEFYRFPGDIAPGLKFADVPNGVAALSAIPALGWAQIFFLVGAVDYWGVLGDFEYGKPDLDADTLAKRQTQELQNGRLAMLATLELLRHDSQNYVSPGFDGLDNLITGLPFLY, encoded by the coding sequence ATGATGAAGCTTGCCCTTATCGCCTCCCTCGTCGCCGGCGCTGCCGCCTTCGCCCCTGCTTCCAAGCAAGCGTCTTCCAGCGCCCTCAAGGCGTTCGAGAACGAAGCTGGTGTCATCCAGCCGACTGGATTCTTCGATCCCTTCGGCTTGTCCAAGGGTAAGGACATGGCGACCTTCGACCAGTACCGTACCGCCGAACTCAAGCACGGACGCGTCGCGATGCTTTGTGTCATCGGATACGTTGTCCCAGAATTCTACCGCTTTCCTGGTGATATCGCCCCGGGTTTGAAATTCGCTGATGTGCCCAATGGTGTCGCTGCTTTGAGCGCCATTCCCGCCCTTGGCTGGGCCCAGATCTTCTTCTTGGTCGGTGCCGTCGACTACTGGGGTGTACTCGGTGACTTTGAATACGGAAAGCCCGACCTTGATGCCGATACTTTGGCCAAGCGTCAAACCCAAGAACTTCAGAATGGACGTCTTGCTATGCTCGCCACCCTCGAACTCCTCCGTCACGATTCCCAGAACTACGTCTCACCCGGATTTGATGGCTTGGACAACCTCATCACCGGTCTTCCCTTCCTTTACTAA
- a CDS encoding predicted protein → MPEMEQPMNESVQSETKSENAATTTNDETVPADTEASRNESGQGGDSAKPIGSRVNDSSSQGILVGGSSKKRAYALLDGFLQDPKDDSPPERLSVPVTRLPATLGRTHATSEPNFLGLGKAKAISRQQCRIDYRVVSGTLGQLQAKPNEFTYQPNKLVKDDFVNPNDEELDEQGFYTITCLGKNRIFVNGYKVEQGETALLTSGSALRIANYCLYFFLPVTRSTATMQIGKKRKRSSDDSSKSSSPKRTKPIAVNASTASSTSVQKSSSTTLQAELDSLSTQDLLDQLTHAIDSGVWERRHQLIGSTLAFRAVMVAAEDPELQDAPTGVSRGQVMDWIADSDTFRKWVEQMATKLEPKSYQSSITKAMVKAEYERTSSTGRYIKWLLPKQFRKSPDRKEEGKKEKKRKPSAQLKDTIGTKQDAGSKKQELAKAEDESDGQSSDGADENGDNGEEREDIDDPEEEGADADEQSQT, encoded by the coding sequence ATGCCAGAGATGGAACAGCCAATGAACGAATCGGTTCAATCCGAGACGAAGAGCGAAAATGCGGCAACGACGACCAACGACGAAACCGTCCCTGCCGATACCGAGGCATCGCGAAATGAGTCTGGCCAAGGAGGTGACTCGGCCAAGCCCATTGGATCGCGTGTCAATGACAGCTCTAGTCAAGGCATACTAGTGGGCGggtcgagcaagaagcgGGCGTACGCCTTACTCGACGGTTTCTTGCAAGATCCCAAAGACGATTCTCCTCCGGAACGGCTTTCCGTACCGGTGACACGCTTACCGGCAACGCTGGGGCGTACACACGCGACGTCCGAACCCAACTTTCTGGGATTGGGCAAAGCGAAAGCCATATCCCGACAACAGTGTCGAATCGACTATCGCGTAGTTTCTGGAACGCTAGGGCAGCTCCAAGCCAAACCCAACGAATTCACGTACCAGCCCAACAAACTTGTCAAAGATGATTTCGTCAATCCGAACGACGAGGAATTAGACGAACAAGGCTTTTACACGATCACTTGTCTGGGAAAGAATCGCATTTTCGTCAACGGGTACAAAGTGGAACAAGGAGAAACGGCCTTGCTCACTTCTGGGTCCGCCTTGAGGATTGCAAACTACTGTCTCTATTTCTTCTTGCCAGTCACTCGGTCCACCGCTACTATGCAGATTGGCAAAAAGCGCAAACGCAGCAGCGACGACTCGAGTAAGTCTTCGTCCCCTAAACGAACGAAACCAATTGCCGTGAATGCTTCCACTGCATCTTCAACCTCCGTCCAAAAATCCAGCTCGACCACGTTACAGGCGGAACTGGACAGTCTCAGTACACAGGATTTACTCGATCAACTGACGCATGCCATCGACTCGGGTGTATGGgaacgacgacaccaactGATTGGTTCGACATTGGCGTTCCGTGCCGTTATGGTGGCTGCTGAAGATCCCGAGCTTCAGGACGCACCGACTGGTGTATCACGGGGTCAAGTCATGGATTGGATTGCCGATTCAGATACCTTTAGAAAGTGGGTGGAACAGATGGCCACCAAATTGGAACCAAAATCGTACCAATCCAGTATTACCAAAGCCATGGTCAAGGCAGAATATGAGCGCACATCGTCGACGGGGCGCTACATTAAATGGTTACTCCCGAAGCAATTTCGAAAATCGCCGGACCGGAAGGAAGAAgggaaaaaagaaaagaagcgaaaGCCCTCAGCTCAATTGAAGGACACTATTGGTACGAAACAAGACGCGGGCTCGAAAAAACAAGAACTAGCCAAggcggaagacgaaagtGATGGTCAATCTAGTGATGGAGCTGATGAAAATGGAGACAACGGAGAAGAACGGGAAGATATCGACGACCCGGAGGAAGAAGGCGCAGATGCGGACGAGCAGTCGCAGACATAG
- a CDS encoding predicted protein, with amino-acid sequence MYSLPTWNELAFHSSWKGLQMFFILVGGITAFHWTTLFLDRHAWSHRLAGAFHFFWLAFGSSTIDRQRSSTVAFAYDIVLGCSGLLTTVTAARDFPHRYVRNAPGQSGTLSEKAMVTQAEMMEHSFYQFLNLWQVLYLNAIRFVLDDAATNFRNESVTLALRFSLLWLVTAPWCVRDRFPVHSFRRNWQQTPSAKCTVSETLMYRIKKAQYLVYKHVILHGLNLTVGLSTNRPINSFLTTPCWRIFWLCLNTAYVMEFFLQSLVKRKVLSQASMLTLNRMLMVVSTIAAMQSVIGMVCLELCAVSLLLNLVNRHQDVINTLGIGIAFVLLTNQT; translated from the coding sequence ATGTATAGTCTACCGACTTGGAACGAACTCGCCTTTCACTCCTCCTGGAAAGGGCTCCAAATGTTTTTCATCCTGGTCGGCGGCATCACTGCTTTCCATTGGACCACGCTATTTCTCGATAGGCACGCTTGGAGCCATAGATTGGCGGGGGCGTTTCATTTTTTCTGGCTCGCTTTTGGAAGTTCAACAATTGATCGGCAACGCAGCTCCACGGTTGCCTTCGCCTACGATATCGTGCTCGGTTGCTCGGGACTTTTGACCACGGTCACGGCCGCGCGCGATTTTCCGCATCGCTACGTCCGCAATGCTCCCGGTCAATCGGGGActttgtcggaaaaagccATGGTGACTCAAGCGGAGATGATGGAACACTCATTCTACCAATTCTTGAATCTTTGGCAAGTCCTATACTTGAATGCGATTCGTTTCGTGTTGGACGATGCGGCGACGAATTTTCGGAACGAATCGGTGACGCTCGCCTTGCGTTTCTCCTTGTTATGGTTAGTGACGGCGCCATGGTGTGTGCGAGACCGATTTCCAGTGCACTCCTTTCGTCGAAACTGGCAACAAACCCCCAGTGCGAAGTGTACCGTATCGGAGACACTGATGTACAGAATCAAGAAAGCTCAGTATCTGGTTTACAAGCACGTCATTTTGCACGGTTTGAACTTGACCGTTGGTCTCTCTACAAACCGGCCGATCAACTCGTTCCTGACTACGCCTTGCTGGCGAATATTCTGGCTGTGTCTCAATACCGCCTACGTTATGGAATTTTTTCTACAGTCTTTGGTAAAGCGCAAAGTACTGTCACAGGCGTCCATGCTGACTTTGAATCGTATGCTCATGGTGGTATCGACTATCGCTGCCATGCAATCTGTTATAGGTATGGTTTGCTTGGAGCTTTGTGCTGTTTCATTGCTTTTGAATTTAGTAAACCGACACCAGGATGTAATCAATACGCTCGGAATTGGCATCGCGTTTGTGCTTTTGACGAACCAGACATGA